Proteins co-encoded in one Parascardovia denticolens DSM 10105 = JCM 12538 genomic window:
- a CDS encoding polyphenol oxidase family protein: MSVTRIPALIPIALAEGVTVHYTTRLGGRSRGDFAFCNLGSKGGDDLHLVAANRRAVDDVVGARTCLVSQVHSAIVADVDSLLSGFEADSEESAADMLYATEADALFTAEEGRSLGVFTADCLPVLLADPQVGLIAAVHCGRRGLMKGVLEESISALVAAGASRSRIVATLGPRICGDCYEVGEEIASDFDRRFPGTMTDTRFGGRGIDIALAALQILTHEGISGDRIVDSEPRVRAATYYLEPDPEFQELCRVDGEGEDLSTRLDRMDHPLCTLENPLWFSHRRSAKAGKSREGRMLAIVTRRSGRLERVESAETVEVESVEFERFES; this comes from the coding sequence ATGTCGGTGACTCGCATCCCCGCCCTCATCCCCATCGCTTTGGCCGAGGGGGTGACGGTCCACTACACCACCCGTCTGGGGGGCCGTTCCCGCGGCGATTTCGCTTTCTGCAACCTGGGTTCCAAAGGCGGGGATGACCTTCATCTGGTCGCCGCCAACCGCCGCGCCGTGGATGATGTGGTCGGCGCCCGCACCTGCCTGGTCTCCCAGGTGCATTCGGCCATCGTGGCTGACGTCGATTCCCTTTTGTCCGGTTTCGAGGCCGACTCGGAGGAATCCGCGGCGGACATGCTTTACGCCACCGAGGCGGATGCGCTTTTCACCGCCGAGGAAGGGCGATCTTTGGGCGTTTTCACGGCCGACTGCCTGCCCGTCCTGCTCGCCGACCCGCAAGTTGGCCTGATAGCGGCCGTCCATTGCGGCCGCCGGGGACTGATGAAAGGGGTCCTGGAGGAATCCATCTCGGCCCTGGTCGCCGCCGGAGCCAGCCGCTCCCGCATCGTCGCCACCCTGGGGCCGCGGATCTGCGGGGATTGCTACGAAGTGGGGGAGGAAATCGCCTCCGACTTCGACCGTCGCTTCCCCGGGACCATGACTGACACGCGTTTCGGGGGCAGAGGGATTGACATCGCCTTGGCGGCTTTGCAGATTCTGACGCATGAGGGGATTTCCGGCGACCGGATCGTCGACTCCGAGCCCCGCGTGCGAGCGGCCACCTACTATCTGGAGCCAGATCCCGAATTCCAGGAGCTGTGCAGGGTCGACGGCGAAGGAGAGGACCTTTCCACCCGCCTGGACCGGATGGATCATCCCTTATGCACTTTGGAGAACCCCCTGTGGTTCTCCCATCGGAGGTCGGCGAAGGCTGGCAAGAGCCGCGAAGGGCGGATGCTGGCCATCGTCACCCGGCGATCCGGGCGGTTGGAGAGAGTGGAATCCGCGGAGACCGTTGAGGTGGAATCCGTGGAGTTCGAACGGTTCGAGTCCTAA
- a CDS encoding aldo/keto reductase, translating to MMDRLFRKIGPFDTTAVGLGTMGLAIEGHPSQAASIEIIHAALDAGCRHIDTAWAYYESGGEEQAAEKLTRQALETWKGPREEVLVATKAGHFRNFTDGKPTWGKDGKPEHLIRYAKQSCQALGVEAVDLLYFHRPDPEVPYGESIEAMKEIHRMGLAKTIGISNASVEQIDMARGILGDALVAVQNQFSPIHRETQDTIDYTARLGLAFVCWSPLGGFRHPYDESLFDPFRQVAAAHGVSYQQVVLAWELARGDHMFVLPGTHRKETFLDSLASDQLVLTQEELDYLG from the coding sequence ATGATGGATCGTTTGTTCAGGAAGATCGGGCCATTCGACACCACGGCGGTCGGTTTGGGTACCATGGGGCTGGCCATTGAAGGGCACCCCAGCCAGGCTGCCTCCATCGAGATCATCCATGCCGCCCTGGACGCCGGTTGCCGCCATATTGACACCGCCTGGGCCTACTACGAGTCCGGCGGGGAGGAGCAAGCGGCGGAGAAGCTCACCCGTCAGGCCCTGGAGACCTGGAAAGGTCCGCGTGAAGAAGTCCTGGTCGCCACCAAGGCGGGTCACTTCCGCAATTTCACCGACGGAAAGCCCACCTGGGGCAAAGACGGGAAGCCGGAACACCTGATTCGCTATGCGAAACAATCCTGCCAGGCCTTGGGGGTGGAGGCCGTCGACCTGCTCTATTTCCATCGCCCGGATCCGGAAGTGCCTTACGGGGAATCCATCGAGGCCATGAAGGAAATCCATCGGATGGGCCTGGCCAAAACCATCGGCATTTCCAACGCCAGCGTGGAGCAGATCGACATGGCCCGTGGGATTCTTGGGGACGCCCTGGTCGCCGTGCAGAACCAGTTCTCACCAATCCACCGCGAGACCCAGGACACCATCGACTACACAGCCAGGCTGGGGCTGGCCTTCGTCTGCTGGTCCCCCCTCGGCGGCTTCCGTCATCCTTATGACGAAAGCCTTTTCGACCCCTTCCGCCAGGTGGCGGCCGCGCATGGGGTCAGCTATCAGCAGGTGGTTCTGGCCTGGGAATTAGCCCGCGGAGATCACATGTTCGTGCTGCCGGGGACGCATCGCAAAGAGACTTTCCTGGACTCCCTGGCCTCCGATCAGCTGGTTTTGACCCAGGAAGAGCTGGATTATCTTGGCTGA
- a CDS encoding DUF1310 family protein, which translates to MVAEPGEGRRESLWVKSLVVLLVVFIGVPSGVFVYRKWVDWRVNVEVEKTIESDEVHDLIEKDLRHIDPLAFTSRGVIKGFEPKKGSGLTTPMGGIFFDVTVYGHEWKVNLHYGLAKAGDNGPIQLTWEEGEKSLYPYLDKAYGKGYGDALDTDQEKEMKGKAGLNDEN; encoded by the coding sequence ATGGTGGCGGAGCCGGGGGAAGGTCGTCGTGAGTCTTTGTGGGTGAAGTCGCTGGTCGTTCTTTTGGTTGTTTTCATCGGTGTTCCGTCTGGTGTTTTCGTGTATAGGAAGTGGGTGGATTGGCGCGTGAATGTTGAGGTGGAGAAGACCATTGAGTCCGATGAGGTGCATGACCTCATTGAGAAAGATTTAAGACATATAGATCCGTTAGCGTTTACTAGCCGAGGAGTGATTAAGGGTTTTGAACCGAAGAAAGGTTCGGGGTTGACGACTCCTATGGGTGGTATTTTCTTTGACGTGACTGTATACGGGCATGAGTGGAAGGTGAATTTGCATTATGGGCTTGCTAAGGCAGGTGATAATGGACCTATTCAATTGACTTGGGAGGAAGGAGAGAAATCGCTTTATCCATATTTGGATAAAGCATATGGCAAAGGTTATGGTGACGCTCTTGATACGGATCAAGAGAAAGAAATGAAAGGAAAAGCAGGGCTCAACGATGAAAACTGA
- a CDS encoding DUF1310 domain-containing protein, producing MMDDRVASARKRRRKSYFALSLVIILFVMVGIPCGVYFHIQGRDRKFRQEMVQVVHSQEVGELIKKGLEEWDPHAFDGKGVINTYRIDDSSIRENPMGGVDFDAIVNDEKKFDVSFHVDRYFIGDDGYGPIKSDGADPSTELTDALEKRYGKGWSETDNAAEKYRKEHPQEFPTPQKKRADNNDEWF from the coding sequence ATGATGGATGATCGTGTGGCATCCGCAAGGAAGAGGCGTCGTAAGTCTTACTTTGCGTTATCGCTGGTCATCATTCTGTTTGTGATGGTCGGGATTCCCTGTGGGGTCTATTTCCATATTCAGGGGAGAGATAGAAAATTCCGGCAGGAGATGGTGCAAGTCGTTCATTCCCAGGAGGTCGGAGAGCTTATCAAGAAAGGGCTAGAGGAATGGGATCCGCATGCTTTTGATGGGAAGGGGGTCATCAACACTTACCGGATTGATGACTCGTCAATCCGGGAAAATCCTATGGGCGGTGTTGATTTCGATGCTATCGTCAACGATGAGAAGAAATTCGATGTCAGCTTCCATGTCGACCGCTATTTCATCGGTGATGATGGCTACGGGCCGATTAAGAGCGATGGCGCTGATCCTTCGACGGAGTTGACTGACGCGTTGGAAAAGCGCTATGGGAAAGGATGGAGCGAAACGGATAATGCTGCCGAGAAGTATCGTAAGGAGCATCCGCAGGAGTTCCCCACACCGCAAAAGAAGCGCGCTGATAACAATGATGAATGGTTTTAA
- a CDS encoding DUF1310 domain-containing protein, producing the protein MKHDQGEEGMTTMPEPHNPSTDQTRPQMTPDASARDIPLSVRRRMYEERKKGWRFPIIVLIAILVIAGINLAQKVHMNDLARSPETTRLIRKNLRGIDPNAFTDSGAIKSYHIKFFSASRHYSEPGFSVVVVVQGDGWEEEMNYVFEQKLNFGPYSNMISPEPTMLYKHLEKHYGKEYVRILKYGDAKTLKGRWGKEKDEDENDYWGADDHLDSDDLDEDDGTAEDGYAD; encoded by the coding sequence GTGAAACACGATCAAGGGGAGGAAGGAATGACGACCATGCCGGAACCGCACAACCCATCCACCGACCAGACTCGGCCTCAAATGACCCCGGATGCTTCCGCTCGGGACATTCCGCTTTCGGTCCGCAGAAGGATGTATGAGGAAAGAAAGAAGGGTTGGAGGTTCCCCATCATCGTCCTCATCGCTATCCTGGTGATTGCGGGAATCAACCTCGCCCAGAAGGTGCACATGAACGACCTGGCCCGCTCTCCTGAGACGACCCGTCTCATCAGGAAGAACCTCAGGGGGATCGACCCCAATGCCTTCACGGATAGCGGGGCGATCAAGTCTTACCATATCAAGTTCTTCTCCGCATCCAGGCATTACTCGGAGCCTGGCTTCTCGGTTGTCGTAGTGGTGCAAGGCGATGGATGGGAGGAGGAAATGAACTATGTTTTCGAACAGAAGCTGAATTTCGGCCCTTACTCGAATATGATTTCGCCGGAACCGACCATGCTGTATAAGCATTTGGAGAAGCATTACGGGAAAGAATATGTGAGGATCCTGAAATATGGGGATGCGAAGACGTTGAAGGGCCGATGGGGGAAGGAGAAGGACGAGGATGAGAATGACTATTGGGGTGCGGATGACCATTTGGATTCGGATGATTTGGATGAGGATGATGGCACAGCGGAGGATGGCTACGCTGATTAG